Proteins encoded together in one Labrus mixtus chromosome 18, fLabMix1.1, whole genome shotgun sequence window:
- the LOC132993617 gene encoding LOW QUALITY PROTEIN: helicase with zinc finger domain 2-like (The sequence of the model RefSeq protein was modified relative to this genomic sequence to represent the inferred CDS: inserted 3 bases in 2 codons; deleted 1 base in 1 codon; substituted 5 bases at 5 genomic stop codons) produces MSASESKLAPLLSTHSLRLVCPQCSVQEQEITYSLTSVQHQCERSLLLCKARDGTGMPVSRRPKIPNPSRYEMCHYFKEGSGCREHKNRCTFARSKEEAAVWTFEKQHRVDHFLLCQLIAQTERASDPSNANQPDILKTLDLKAACELCCTKDKEITYTVQSVGHKCRRNLFLAKFKSSQQWRPVSECPTSGQFGRNVFYKECMYFNEGFGCSQHGENCTFARSLEEATVWNHVRDQDRDEFMRLIIESEAATTPEHAAQSILQQFPGVFIELCQDCFQDKKLSGKRWNATCSADAAHNREPVLLHHLSENGGKIYSQVRPIPPNCPFDFCSHVRQGKPCWHPAGHCRSAQNEVEMLVWRAEHDGLSIRPHLLQLSQKDQSMYCKVCLLVLSSPENFYKHCSSLEHAQSLSEDTTTRWRGRRPPHGQRADFWLCERALTCEYGSKCPKAHSVEELQEWMMRAAEEKEIRDNMDAQGLMCYNEKLLEEYRNSSNEVHIISEQVDDVSISCDEDLSVQREQADGTLQWHFQVETERQLVHVVLLKQEPGVSFSLGNMSSSPCIYLTGKHFLVEDTTYHITVSFTSINPGLYEQWLVLDFXERPVQKFRVRVGQQLVLDETEDPAVNQRATFQTAERWHRRNRVIIPGSSRTEEQEELLKEYKPLQINFLYKSSRTNQTPLNHENYRERMHHFLYDEERAEDQVVSRLNVRGEIITLDTLTSTQFGIMIAPPGQLYCAVSIPFLPSTNLTPDTPEGQVLKRSIQSGLIAPISSDGTNSKVYEAIILHDKTSENKMYLQLSKRCCSDLSLEGNQTYQMEVQFQLDCFSFCIMHKAVDLLPDTKRVLPDLKDCAVPQSDILHKKLNPKQQSAISFITGNSTVPRNVAPLLIYGPFGTWKTFTLATAARELCKQPHSKVLICIYTNSMADITITSYSVQNVTATNKYGKALFATDAITLKYCLLSEDGQCFLPLTEAALDRHKIVITTTSMARRFVDLKLPEGYFTHILIDEASQMLECEALLALGLAGPDTRVVLAGDHMQMWPKLFSVDDHHHSNQTLLNRLFHYYXIFSENYRSTSEIVEFVSTYFYVGKNDVIKAVGNIPAPANGHALKFYHVRGECLLDMVSLSWYNKEEVTKVVEAVEEILKQWPSTWGAKDPDSICVLYRKFGKPYRIHGVCVENLTNVQGKQFRAVVITAVQTRDSLKTSHLAGLELFNDARLLNTAMTRAQSQVVVVGDSAALCCFGKCSGVWKSYIDHCISNNSVEPKHFTKDFFEKDVMETTRFQKTEHAEESDGLNDTILQEQKDEKLESEYSLNEDTVQGKDINHQKFRSSYSKIDGGKDLLESCNNQPEEYTQGKVFRESSNRGNVILFHNPARHFFIKGRANMGNVFTGDEVFLQSTKVVSIMKEAESASLLVCLLEDEDYSKPRQNTEDNFVKRLMIPIKRSEPRIRILITKKIRNFLPIWDRNMQLGKPVAYERINGKLRQNHVFMVQVIGWREPYHFPLEKVIEIIPVSTSLTDGLRILNEEFKVETNVLTSDDDLSKDNEDRTCIRDQITFTVDPEEAEDLDDAISVREMGDQYELGIHIADVASYVQPGSKSDVFAKKRGTSFYCNDEKPNHMFPENLSTGHLSLLKGEDRRVVSLMIQVNKQTNEIIGKPKFQLSIINSNQKLSYSEAEEEITKRRGTGPEFKTVEDCVSVAYCFAKAQRKKRLVDWAYSQPDEHRVPGKRKAHLMIEELSVLYNTHASMTLISSDRSKCCTPLRCQEEPDPEKIKEFKEKCGGLIPLSSAVRHKVEHNGRAPNCENFPILTEVWNNIQSAAEADDVDKMVDLIAADDIHPLLQPVIDEFRRSSGKAFVAPFGSSESQVGHYTLSVPFYTQASSPIRRYMDIVLQRLLHSVISSSVVXYTEEEIMSLCNEFELKERDQKAEQLLYAVNMKKQSTSKVAFVVSVDSSKESFAVSFPFNKNIFRESFSIMYRDLQLWDQPNNVDASVRLTWKRRIYAAGDMEIQEELKRPDCGPCVELPLTLWKDTVEALDKEDWKLTKDLIMKGXLQENNTLPQPSQKHDSESDTDSLEEKEAQSGHEVEINLDLSAGDTLQIQMTSELKRGYHMPTVQLVRIKPKFEICVEHVHSPITCFSRSAADPSKNYYRNIEEYVQIWIPLCEMESAANAVKEEDSIVIENLVLTFKQLQRGTLSGSFFLPQAWIDKWAIECDLSQCFLCIRKRGLKLTSTPEHSALVDPKEFTWVAHGVTXKVDLNKPPYEGSKVEFDINHLPMETIPYCVFXKNTTFTVEIIPKPLPLRLIVDTQFLLQLYIVDKNEIILYCGPSNKFVDVVAEYLVRFGGKIKPLRVYGQQVEMLDYPYPDGTLQFPRSTLQTRAKPELRSITLHHHMXEDQNPYSKEINKFDKRIEVARRTKNKSDQLSDEEVKEYKRLLRDARTNELESHDILLCTCTQSSSRNLLKTVSTRQILIDESLMATESQTLIPLVCNKPEKIVLIGDHKQLRPVVRNEHVRKLGMAKSLFERFYTMPESKAVMLHIQYRMHPDICEFPSKEYYEGKLQTGVDPPSSVLRVGQKPMKIVFGDCKGTTVSLVVNTAKGNENSKANEQERNRVIGIAEELVNKAKIKQQDIAILSPYNAQVTEIKQQLKKTKLDKITATTITKSQGSEWRYVIISTVCSLSSEEIESEPDGAWLSKHLGFVGDPNQINVAITRAKEGLCIIGNQELLSSSRAWRKLLKHYTSVGAVTRAEDISAVFLKRPADSRATTLSALTE; encoded by the exons ATGTCAGCCAGCGAGTCCAAACTTGCTCCTCTGTTATCCACACATTCCCTCAGACTGGTGTGTCCTCAATGTTCCGTCCAGGAGCAAGAAATAACGTACTCGTTGACGTCAGTGCAGCATCAGTGTGAGCGCAGCCTGCTGCTCTGCAAAGCCAGGGATGGCACTGGGATGCCAGTTTCCAGGCGTCCCAAGATCCCCAACCCGAGCCGCTATGAGATGTGTCACTACTTCAAGGAGGGCTCTGGATGCAGGGAACACAAGAACCGCTGCACCTTTGCCAGGAGCAAAGAGGAAGCTGCCGTGTGGACGTTTGAGAAGCAACACAGAGTGGatcattttcttctctgtcaGCTGATCGCTCAGACTGAGAGAGCGTCTGATCCATCCAACGCCAACCAACCTGACATCCTGAAAACTCTGGATCTGAAGGCTGCCTGTGAGCTGTGTTGTACCAAAGACAAAGAAATCACGTACACAGTTCAGTCAGTAGGTCACAAGTGTAGAAGAAATCTGTTTTTAGCCAAATTCAAATCCTCACAGCAGTGGCGTCCCGTCTCTGAGTGTCCCACATCCGGACAGTTTGGTCGGAATGTTTTCTACAAAGAGTGTATGTACTTCAACGAGGGCTTTGGATGCTCTCAACACGGAGAGAATTGCACCTTTGCTCGAAGCCTTGAGGAGGCGACGGTATGGAACCATGTCAGAGACCAGGACAGAGACGAGTTCATGAGACTCATCATAGAGTCTGAGGCAGCTACAACTCCTGAACACGCAGCTCAAAGCATCCTCCAACAGTTTCCAGGGGTATTCATCGAGCTGTGTCAAGACTGCTTCCAAGACAAAAAACTGTCAGGCAAAAGGTGGAACGCCACCTGTTCAGCAGACGCAGCGCACAACCGGGAGCCCGTCTTACTCCATCACCTGTCAGAGAACGGCGGGAAGATCTACAGCCAGGTGCGCCCTATTCCACCAAACTGTCCCTTCGACTTCTGCAGCCACGTCAGGCAGGGGAAGCCGTGCTGGCACCCTGCCGGTCACTGCCGCTCTGCCCAGAACGAGGTGGAGATGTTGGTGTGGAGGGCGGAGCATGACGGGCTGTCCATCCGGCCTCATCTTCTTCAGCTGAGCCAGAAGGATCAGTCAATGTACTGCAAAGTCTGCCTGCTGGTCCTGTCCTCCCCCGAGAACTTCTACAAGCATTGCTCCTCTCTGGAGCATGCTCAGTCACTGTCTGAGGACACCACCACCAGATGGAGAGGGCGGCGGCCACCACATGGCCAGCGAGCTGACTTCTGGCTGTGCGAGAG AGCCCTGACATGTGAGTATGGCAGCAAGTGCCCCAAAGCTCATTctgtggaggagctgcaggagtggATGATGCgagctgcagaggagaaggagatcAGAGACAATATGGATGCTCAGGGTCTCATGTGCTATAATGAAAAGCTCCTGGAGGAGTACAGAAACAGCAGTAACGAGGTGCACATC ATATCAGAACAAGTTGACGACGTCAGCATCTCCTGTGATGAAGATTTAAGCGTTCAGCGTGAACAGGCCGATGGAACACTGCAGTGGCACTTCCAGGTGGAAACAGAG AGACAACTTGTGCATGTTGTACTCCTGAAGCAAGAACCAGGCGTTTCATTCAGCCTCGGTAACATGAGTTCTAGTCCCTGCATCTACTTGACAGGAAAACACTTTCTTGTAGAGGACACGACCTACCACATCACCGTGTCTTTTACATCCATCAACCCTGGATTGTACGAACAATGGTTAGTGCTGGATT GAGAGAGACCTGTTCAGAAGTTCAGAGTAAGAGTAGGACAGCAGCTGGTCTTGGATGAAACCGAAGACCCAGCTGTAAACCAAAGAGCCACCTTTCAAACTGCTGAGCGTTGGCATCGAAGGAACAGAGTCATTATTCCAGGTTCGTCCAGGacagaagagcaggaggagctgttGAAGGAGTACAAACCTCTGCAGATTAACTTCCTGTATAAATCCTCCAGAACCAACCAGACCCCTCTGAATCATGAAAACTACAGAGAGAGAATGCACCACTTCCTTTATGATGAGGAACGAGCAGAGGACCAGGTTGTTTCAAG ACTAAATGTTCGTGGTGAAATCATAACTCTGGATACTTTGACGAGCACACAATTTGGCATTATGATAGCTCCTCCAGGACAACTCTACTGTGCAGTCTCGATACCTTTTTTACCTTCTACC AACCTCACTCCAGACACCCCTGAAGGACAGGTTCTAAAGCGCAGCATCCAGTCCGGCCTAATCGCCCCAATATCTTCAGATGGGACAAACTCAAAGGTCTACGAAGCCATCATCCTGCATGACAAAACAAGTgagaacaaaatgtatttgcagCTGTCTAAAAGATGCTGCTCTGATCTGTCACTCGAGGGAAATCAAACGTATCAAATGGAGGTACAGTTTCAGCTGGACTGCTTCAGCTTCTGCATCATGCACAAGGCCGTAGACCTCCTTCCTGATACCAAAAGAGTGCTACCAGACCTCAAAGATTGTGCAGTTCCTCAAAGTGATATTCTCCACAAGAAGCTGAACCCAAAGCAGCAGTCAGCAATCAGCTTCATCACGGGGAACTCCACTGTCCCCAGAAATGTGGCACCGCTCCTCATTTATGGACCGTTTGGAACTTGGAAAACGTTCACCCTCGCTACTGCAGCCAGAGAGCTGTGTAAGCAGCCTCACAGCAAAGTGCTGATTTGCATCTACACCAACAG TATGGCTGATATCACCATCA CCAGTTATAGTGTACAGAATGTAACTGCAACAAACAAATATGGGAAGGCTCTGTTTGCCACAGATGCAATAACTCTGAAATACTGCCTCCTTTCTGAGGATGGACAGTGTTTTTTGCCACTGACGGAAGCTGCTCTAGATCGCCACAAAATAGTCATAACCACGACATCAATGGCAAGACGTTTCGTAGACCTAAAGCTCCCagagggatacttcacccacaTCCTTATTGATGAGGCCTCTCAGATGCTGGAGTGTGAAGCTCTGTTGGCCCTTGGTCTTGCTGGACCGGACACTAGAGTGGTTTTGGCTGGAGACCACATGCAAATGTGGCCAAAGCTTTTCTCAGTCGATGACCATCACCATTCAAATCAAACGCTCCTCAATCGCTTGTTCCACTACTA CATTTTCAGTGAAAACTACCGCTCAACGTCAGAGATTGTGGAGTTTGTGTCCACTTATTTCTATGTGGGTAagaatgatgtcatcaaagctGTTGGAAATATCCCAGCTCCTGCCAACGGCCATGCCCTCAAATTTTACCATGTGAGGGGAGAGTGTCTCTTGGACATGGTGTCTTTGTCTTGGTACAACAAAGAAGAGGTAACCAAAGTGGTTGAAGCAGTGGAAGAGATTCTCAAACAGTGGCCATCGACCTGGGGGGCCAAAGACCCAGACTCAATCTGTGTCCT ATACAGAAAATTTGGAAAGCCGTATCGCATTCATGGAGTCTGTGTTGAGAATCTTACAAATGTGCAAG GCAAACAGTTCAGGGCAGTGGTAATAACAGCTGTTCAAACACGTGACAGCCTGAAGACGTCTCACCTTGCTGGTCTGGAGCTGTTCAATGATGCCCGTTTGTTAAACACTGCAATGACCAGGGCTCAGTCCCAGGTGGTAGTGGTTGGAGATTCCGCTGCACTCTGTTGCTTTGGGAAATGCTCTGGAGTCTGGAAGAGCTACATAGACCATTGCATCAGCAACAACAGTGTTGAACCAAAGCATTTCACCAAAGACTTCTTTGAAAAAGACGTAATGGAAACGACAAGGTTTCAGAAGACTGAACATGCAGAAGAGAGTGACGGTCTCAATGACACAATACTTCAAGAGCAGAAAGATGAGAAACTGGAATCAGAATACAGTTTAAATGAAGACACAGTCCAAGGAAAAGACATCAATCACCAAAAGTTCAGATCATCGTACAGTAAGATCGATGGTGGGAAAGACCTGTTGGAGTCATGTAACAATCAACCAGAGGAGTACACACAGGGGAAGGTGTTCAGGGAGTCATCTAACAGAGGTAATGTCATTCTATTTCATAACCCTGCCAgacattttttcattaaaggAAGGGCCAACATGGGTAATGTCTTTACTGGAGACGAAGTGTTCTTACAATCAACAAAAGTGGTCAGCATCATGAAGGAGGCAGAATCAGCCTCTCTACTTGTGTGCTTGCTTGAGGATGAGGATTACAGCAAACCAAGACAAAATACTGAAGATAATTTTGTCAAAAGGTTGATGATTCCTATTAAAAGATCTGAGCCCAGAATACGCATACTGATcaccaaaaaaataagaaactttTTGCCAATATGGGATCGAAATATGCAACTGGGAAAACCTGTGGCATATGAACGAATAAATGGAAAGCTCAGGCAGAATCATGTGTTCATGGTGCAAGTGATTGGCTGGAGAGAACCTTATCATTTCCCTTTGGAGAAGGTCATCGAAATAATTCCAGTCAGCACATCTTTGACTGATGGACTACGGATCCTGAATGAGGAATTCAAAGTTGAAACCAATGTGTTAACATCAGATGATGATCTCTCAAAGGACAATGAAGACAGGACATGCATACGTGATCAGATCACTTTCACTGTTGAtcctgaagaagcagaggacTTGGATGATGCCATTAGTGTCAGGGAAATGGGAGACCAGTATGAATTGGGAATCCATATTGCAGATGTTGCAAGCTATGTGCAGCCAGGCAGTAAATCAGATGTGTTTGCAAAAAAGCGTGGTACCAGTTTTTACTGTAACGATGAGAAACCTAATCACATGTTCCCTGAAAACCTGAGCACTGGACATTTAAGTCTTCTCAAGGGTGAAGATCGCAGGGTGGTCTCATTAATGATCCAagtaaacaagcaaacaaatgaGATCATTGGAAAGCCCAAATTCCAGCTGTCGATAATCAACTCGAATCAGAAGCTGTCCTATAGTGAGGCAGAAGAAGAGATCACTAAGAGACGTGGAACAGGACCTGAATTTAAAACAGTAGAAGACTGTGTGAGCGTGGCGTACTGTTTTGCAAAAgctcagaggaagaaaagactTGTGGATTGGGCCTACTCCCAGCCTGATGAACATAGAGTTCCCGGGAAGCGTAAAGCCCATCTGATGATCGAGGAGCTGAGTGTGTTATACAACACACATGCATCAATGACTTTGATTAGTTCAGACAGAAGCAAGTGCTGCACTCCCCTGCGCTGCCAGGAAGAACCGGATCCCGAAAAGATAAAAGAATTCAAAGAGAAATGTGGAGGATTGATCCCGCTGTCCTCTGCTGTGCGGCACAAAGTGGAACATAATGGAAGAGCCCCAAACTGTGAAAACTTCCCCATACTCACTGAAGTGTGGAACAATATCCAATCAGCTGCTGAAGCTGATGATGTAGACAAAATGGTTGACCTGATTGCTGCAGATGACATCCACCCTCTTCTCCAACCAGTCATTGATGAGTTCAGAAGGTCCTCTGGTAAAGCTTTTGTCGCCCCCTTTGGTTCCTCCGAATCCCAGGTTGGACATTACACTCTGAGTGTACCGTTTTACACACAAGCATCATCACCGATAAGGCGCTACATGGACATCGTTTTGCAGAGACTTTTGCATTCTGTCATAAGCAGCAGTGTTGTCTAGTACACTGAAGAGGAGATAATGAGTCTTTGCAATGAATTTGAGCTCAAGGAGCGTGACCAAAAGGCTGAGCAGCTCTTATATGCCgtgaacatgaaaaaacaaagtacCTCCAAGGTAGCCTTTGTTGTCAGTGTGGATTCTTCCAAAGAAAGCTTTGCAGTGTCATTTCCTTTTAACAAGAACATATTTAGAGAGAGTTTCTCAATTATGTACAGGGATTTGCAGTTGTGGGACCAACCAAACAATGTTGATGCAAGTGTCAGACTTACATGGAAAAGGCGGATCTATGCAGCTGGCGACATGGAAATCCAAGAAGAGTTAAAAAGGCCAGACTGTGGTCCCTGTGTTGAGCTTCCTCTGACACTATGGAAAGACACTGTTGAAGCACTTGACAAAGAAGATTGGAAACTTACAAAGGATCTCATAATGAAAGGTTAGCTACAAGAAAATAATACTCTGCCTCAGCCATCGCAGAAACATGATTCAGAGTCTGACACAGACAGCttggaggagaaagaggcaCAAAGTGGGCATGAGGTGGAGATCAACCTTGACCTTAGTGCAGGTGACACCCTTCAGATCCAAATGACTTCAGAGCTAAAAAGAGGTTACCACATGCCTACTGTTCAGTTGGTGCGTATTAAACCAAAGTTTGAGATTTGTGTGGAACACGTCCACAGTCCTATCACATGCTTCTCCAGATCTGCAGCTGATCCGTCAAAGAATTATTACAGAAACATTGAGGAGTATGTACAGATCTGGATACCACTGTGTGAGATGGAATCTGCTGCCAATGCAGTGAAAGAAGAGGACAGCATCGTCATCGAGAACCTGGTGTTAACCTTCAAACAACTGCAGAGAGGAACCCTATCAGGGAGCTTCTTCTTACCGCAGGCATGGATTGATAAATGGGCCATTGAGTGTGACctttcacagtgttttctgTGCATACGCAAAAGAGGTCTGAAGTTGACTTCAACTCCAGAACATTCTGCACTGGTGGACCCAAAAGAGTTCACATGGGTGGCCCACGGTGTAACATGAAAAGTGGATCTGAACAAACCTCCATATGAAGGAAGTAAAGTGGAGTTTGACATCAACCACCTGCCAATGGAGACAATTCcttactgtgtgttttagaaGAACACTACTTTTACAGTGGAAATCATCCCAAAGCCCCTGCCT TTGAGGTTAATTGTCGATACACAATTTCTTCTTCAGCTGTACATTGTTGACAAGAATGAAATTATTCTCTACTGCGGCCCGTCCAACaagtttgttgatgttgtcgCAG AGTACCTGGTAAGATTTGGGGGCAAAATAAAACCGCTCAGGGTGTATGGCCAACAAGTGGAGATGCTGGATTACCCTTATCCAGACGGCACCCTTCAGTTTCCCCGTAGTACACTCCAAACACGTGCCAAACCAGAGCTCAG GAGCATCACTCTTCATCACCACATGTGAGAGGACCAAAACCCCTActcaaaagaaataaacaagtttGACAAGCGAATCGAAGTCGCCCGTAGGACAAAGAACAAGTCAGACCAGCTGAGTGATGAAGAGGTGAAAGA GTACAAGAGACTCCTCAGAGATGCTCGGACAAATGAGCTTGAAAGCCATGACATCTTGCTGTGCACATGTACGCAGTCTTCCTCTCGGAACTTGCTGAAGACAGTGAGCACTCGTCAGATCCTCATCGATGAAAGTTTGATGGCCACTGAATCCCAGACTCTGATTCCATTAGTCTGCAACAAACCAGAGAAG ATCGTTCTGATCGGTGACCACAAACAGCTGCGGCCCGTTGTGAGGAACGAGCATGTGAGGAAGCTGGGGATGGCCAAGTCTCTGTTTGAACGCTTCTACACGATGCCAGAGAGCAAAGCAGTGATgctgcacatacagtacagaatG CATCCTGATATCTGTGAGTTCCCATCTAAAGAATATTATGAGGGAAAGCTCCAAACCGGGGTGGATCCGCCGAGCAGCGTCCTGCGTGTGGGACAAAAGCCAATGAAGATCGTTTTCGGGGACTGCAAAGGAACAACTGTCAGTCTAGTTGTCAACACGGCAAAGGGCAACGAGAACTCGAAAGCTAACGagcaggagagaaacagagtg ATTGGCATCGCTGAAGAGCTGGTGAACAAAGCCAAAATCAAACAGCAAGATATTGCGATTCTTTCGCCGTATAACGCACAAGTTACTGAGATCAAACAACAACTGAAGAAGACGAAACTGGACAAGATCACTGCGACGACAATCACTAAAAGCCAAG gaagtgagtgGCGTTACGTGATCATATCCACAGTGTGTTCTCTGTCGAGCGAAGAGATCGAGAGCGAACCAGACGGAGCCTGGCTGTCCAAACATCTGGGCTTCGTGGGCGACCCCAACCAGATAAATGTTGCCATCACCCGGGCCAAGGAGGGCCTGTGCATCATCG GGAATCAGGAGCTGCTGAGCTCCAGCAGAGCCTGGAGAAAACTCCTGAAGCACTACACGAGTGTGGGCGCGGTGACACGAGCCGAGGATATCTCAGCTGTCTTTTTAAAGAGGCCTGCTGACAGCAGAGCAACCACGCTCTCAGCACTCACTGAATGA